In Spirochaetaceae bacterium, one genomic interval encodes:
- a CDS encoding nucleoside 2-deoxyribosyltransferase: MVARKRIYLASPYGFSAQQKERLLPEFVARLEALGAEVWEPFAHNNFDVTSPGWAYRVGQRDLNDVSTCDAIFAIVNGTPPDEGVMVELGVAIARGIPTFLFRDDFRRCTDSEHYPLNLMLFTGLPEQGWERYYFTGLEQLASPDKALVQWLAAPPGSAPA; the protein is encoded by the coding sequence ATGGTGGCACGCAAGCGGATCTATCTGGCCAGTCCGTACGGTTTTTCGGCGCAGCAAAAGGAGCGCTTGCTGCCCGAGTTCGTGGCGCGCCTGGAGGCGCTTGGCGCCGAGGTGTGGGAGCCGTTTGCGCACAACAACTTCGACGTGACCAGTCCGGGCTGGGCGTACCGGGTTGGGCAGCGCGATCTGAACGATGTCAGCACCTGCGACGCCATCTTCGCCATCGTCAACGGCACGCCGCCCGACGAGGGGGTGATGGTGGAACTGGGCGTGGCCATCGCCCGGGGGATCCCGACCTTCCTGTTTCGCGACGACTTCCGGCGCTGCACCGACAGCGAGCACTATCCGCTCAACCTGATGCTGTTTACCGGGCTCCCGGAGCAGGGCTGGGAACGCTATTACTTTACCGGCCTGGAGCAACTGGCGAGCCCCGACAAGGCGTTGGTGCAGTGGCTGGCCGCGCCGCCGGGCAGCGCGCCGGCGTGA
- a CDS encoding glycosyltransferase family 2 protein, with translation MAGRAAGQRAGVTGWELTRTLLFAVLSAVQVAPAALSWWRASRYRPRLARGPAAAVHLVVPCKGADAHLERHLEAFAAQRYRPLAITFVTESERDAAVPLIAAVAAHHDHVRHVVAGLTRTGSQKIHNLLAAVSAAPAEAEVYAFCDADIEPPPDLLHHLVGALRRPRVTVATGYRWLAPVSASLAAQVHTVLSAHMAALAAWPTSQAVWGGTWAIRRTDWQRLGVAAYWYPRLSDDLSLQALLARHRAARVFVPRCVSPTGDAIARFPELLDWFSRQVFYTRLYTPGAWRTAVIGILGLGAAFAGAAWELIAAIGGGGAAAWPVLAAAGLFAAALVSPLLCTAPRERPLTFSRRRWVALMPLVALVALWGAVRSLFMRRVTWAGVTYTFNRDGTVRTVEHQAPG, from the coding sequence GTGGCTGGCCGCGCCGCCGGGCAGCGCGCCGGCGTGACCGGCTGGGAGCTGACGCGGACGCTCCTGTTCGCCGTCCTGAGCGCGGTGCAGGTGGCGCCGGCGGCGCTGAGCTGGTGGCGCGCCAGCCGCTACCGGCCGCGCCTGGCGCGAGGCCCGGCCGCCGCGGTGCACCTGGTGGTGCCGTGCAAGGGGGCCGACGCGCACCTGGAGCGCCACCTGGAGGCGTTCGCCGCCCAGCGCTACCGGCCGCTCGCGATCACCTTCGTCACCGAGAGTGAGCGCGACGCCGCGGTGCCGCTCATCGCCGCCGTCGCCGCCCATCACGACCACGTCCGCCACGTGGTCGCCGGCCTGACCCGCACCGGCTCGCAGAAGATCCACAACCTGCTCGCCGCGGTGTCGGCCGCGCCCGCGGAGGCGGAGGTGTACGCGTTCTGCGACGCCGACATCGAGCCGCCGCCCGACCTGCTGCACCACCTGGTGGGGGCGCTGCGGCGGCCGCGGGTGACCGTCGCCACCGGCTACCGCTGGCTCGCCCCCGTGTCGGCGAGCCTCGCGGCGCAGGTGCACACCGTGCTGTCGGCGCACATGGCGGCGCTCGCCGCCTGGCCTACCTCGCAGGCGGTGTGGGGCGGCACCTGGGCGATCCGGCGCACCGACTGGCAGCGCCTGGGGGTGGCCGCCTACTGGTACCCGCGCCTGTCCGACGATCTGTCGCTGCAGGCCCTGTTGGCCCGCCACCGCGCCGCCCGCGTGTTCGTACCGCGCTGCGTGTCGCCGACCGGCGACGCGATTGCCCGCTTCCCGGAGCTGCTCGATTGGTTCAGCCGCCAGGTGTTCTACACGCGGCTGTACACGCCGGGGGCGTGGCGAACAGCGGTGATCGGGATCCTGGGACTAGGGGCGGCGTTCGCCGGCGCCGCCTGGGAGCTGATCGCGGCGATCGGGGGCGGCGGCGCCGCGGCGTGGCCGGTGCTGGCGGCCGCCGGGCTGTTCGCGGCCGCCCTGGTCTCGCCGCTGTTATGCACGGCGCCGCGCGAGCGCCCGCTCACCTTCTCACGGCGTCGCTGGGTGGCGCTGATGCCGCTGGTCGCACTGGTGGCGCTGTGGGGGGCGGTGCGCTCCCTGTTCATGCGCCGTGTTACCTGGGCCGGCGTCACCTACACCTTCAACCGCGACGGCACCGTCCGTACCGTCGAACACCAGGCACCCGGCTAG